From the Saccharomycodes ludwigii strain NBRC 1722 chromosome I, whole genome shotgun sequence genome, one window contains:
- the MRX1 gene encoding Mrx1p (similar to Saccharomyces cerevisiae YER077C | MRX1 | Mitochondrial oRganization of gene eXpression (MIOREX)), which produces MLLFSKKSNYFFAPLYYRGSNNTHLLYHPPAFTRSFQTTTVVYLPTGLKYKLTYLQKNQSLVNKSPSELKKLKTVKKNKLHKLHKTSYSKQQAYSKLTSKYGITKEQLEGIRLGPTSDSDLQLLLLSDDKAKHDINGDLIKRDRRLLYTILGVTGEQLRDAKLVTKDVEKFLKRHQVEKALFLIRLAGPTRGVAGMNKLIEYYLTSMQDAKAAIDLFNWRKKWGILPNAQSYTILFSGIAGLAQPISAHLTKKLMSIIIGLVHKQELNTIHLNSAMDALCNCCKPEHVFHLYDMRPKGIKKDKITYNILLKALGKISKDIDDRQFTLLVSETIKHIPPKYFDSQMAYQLCYCFAAKIKSKSKGSSSLSTNNSEQCENLYLNETLSGLYNYFKFDDIENDNELQPKILPNLRDHWGINEKFELNSHVFGLLIDILNEIGQYKNMRKSFELLLSKEQSKAATGKRTGIFEILTPDIIERYMEYIIKGYPSVCSNILVDVFTRIDENSPYKTSKHMLVLVYKSFIKQAQKGETFKNRTNFVHLLKNFQKFAKKFECVPKADTVMSWKPWSFYFSVFQEGNVKNILNESKIEYDLIFAEYLKSLNAGEFCMKNFISQNKYGSKTDYNLASLKMIELKCVRFISDYITKYYTFADFENNNGKIESDVIRYRRLLLRFKKKLIEHISLIEERIGAKTKLDDHIMPKVEAEGKAKQDKEQVSTNLNGAEKTSEEERESLILDYLKKLAKLITNYETKSNITVSNNNK; this is translated from the coding sequence ATGCtgttattttctaaaaaatcaaattacTTTTTTGCACCATTGTACTATAGGGGAAGCAATAATACACATCTTTTATACCATCCACCAGCATTTACAAGAAGTTTCCAAACAACTACTGTAGTTTACTTACCAACAggtttaaaatataaattgacatatttacaaaaaaatcagaGCTTAGTTAATAAGAGCCCCAGCGAACtgaaaaaactaaaaactgtgaaaaaaaataagttacATAAATTACACAAGACTTCCTATTCCAAGCAACAAGcttattcaaaattaacATCCAAGTATGGTATTACCAAAGAACAATTGGAAGGGATAAGATTAGGCCCAACTTCGGATTCGGATTTACAGTTGCTATTATTGAGTGATGACAAAGCTAAACATGACATCAACGgtgatttaattaaaagagaCAGAAGGTTATTATATACTATTTTGGGTGTAACTGGTGAACAGTTGAGAGATGCAAAGCTAGTGACTAAAGatgttgaaaaatttttgaaaaggcATCAAGTTGAAAAGgcgttatttttaataagatTAGCAGGACCCACTCGTGGTGTTGCTGGTATGAACAAATTaattgaatattatttaactaGTATGCAGGACGCAAAAGCTGCCATTGACCTATTTAATTGGAGGAAAAAATGGGGCATACTTCCTAACGCCCAATCATAcactattttattttctggaATTGCCGGCTTGGCTCAGCCGATTTCTGCCCatttaaccaaaaaattgatgagtattattattggctTAGTTCATAAACAGGAATTAAATACCATTCATTTGAATTCAGCAATGGATGCCCTATGCAATTGTTGTAAACCGGAGCatgtttttcatttatatgATATGAGACCCAAAGGGATcaaaaaggataaaataacttacaatattttattgaagGCATTGGgtaaaatttcaaaagatATTGATGATAGACAATTTACTTTGTTAGTTAGTGAAACAATTAAACATATTCCACCCAAGTATTTTGATTCTCAAATGGCCTATCAGCTATGTTATTGTTTTGCGgccaaaataaaaagtaaaagcaagggttcttcttcattatcCACCAATAACTCAGAACAATGTGAAAACTTATATTTGAACGAAACCTTGAGTGGATTATATAATTACTTTAAATTTGACGATATAGAGAACGACAATGAATTACAACCCAAGATATTACCTAATCTAAGAGATCATTGGGGTATCAACGAAAAATTTGAACTAAATTCACATGTTTTTGGGTTATTAATTGACATTTTAAATGAGATTGGACAATACAAAAACATGAGAAAGTCATTCGAGCTGCTACTTAGTAAGGAACAAAGTAAGGCAGCTACTGGTAAAAGAACTGGTATATTCGAAATATTAACACCTGATATCATAGAACGCTATATGGAGTATATCATAAAGGGCTATCCATCTGTGTGCAGCAACATTTTGGTTGATGTTTTTACCCGTATTGATGAAAATTCTCCATACAAAACTTCAAAACATATGCTCGTGTTGGtttataaaagttttattaaacaGGCCCAAAAGGGtgaaacatttaaaaacagGACAAATTTCGTAcatttgttgaaaaattttcaaaaatttgctaaaaaatttgaatgtGTTCCAAAAGCTGACACGGTAATGTCATGGAAGCCATGgtccttttatttttccgTCTTTCAAGAGGGTAacgttaaaaatattttgaatgaAAGCAAAATAGAGTATGACCTGATATTTGCTGAGTAtttgaaaagtttaaaCGCTGGTGAATTTTGtatgaaaaattttatttcccaaaataaatatggtAGTAAGACTGACTACAATTTAGCATCGTTGAAAATGATTGAATTAAAATGTGTTAGGTTTATTAGTGATTATATTACGAAATACTATACTTTTgctgattttgaaaataataatggaaaGATTGAAAGTGATGTGATTAGATATAGAAGATTACTGCTaaggtttaaaaaaaaattaattgagCATATTTCCTTAATAGAAGAAAGAATAGGTGCTAAAACTAAGCTTGATGATCATATTATGCCTAAAGTAGAAGCGGAAGGAAAAGCAAAACAAGACAAAGAGCAAGTATCAACGAATTTGAATGGTGCTGAAAAGACCAGTGAAGAAGAAAGGgaatctttaattttagacTATTTAAAGAAGTTGGCTAAATTGATAACAAATTATGAGACAAAAAGTAATATTACAGtcagcaataataataaataa
- the ICP55 gene encoding aminopeptidase (similar to Saccharomyces cerevisiae YER078C | ICP55 | Intermediate Cleaving Peptidase) produces MQMLKRKIWFNVHKAWFQTKAIQKGQQQYTNKVTPNVNLGQALHENRPYWIKPGELTPGITALEYFERRVKLASKLPKKSCLILPSSQVKYATGPVFYPFQQNTDLYYLTGWNEPDSVMILEKPNDNLDDVLFHMLVPPKDAFAEKWEGFRTGVEGIKEFFNADESDDINNLVSYTSKILKRNEHLYFDIPHEKNNSTQFFGTFFGQSQESKFAITINDLLKRDFSSKKIRKAKPLIAEQRRIKSPAELTVMRTAGQISGRSYNQAYAEKFRNERTLHSFLEYKFISGGCDKSAYVPVVASGSNALCIHYTKNNDVMFDDEMVLVDASGALGGYCSDISRSWPVNGEFSGPQRDLYEAVLNVQRKCITLCKANLGYSIQDIHDQSVNYMVEELKNVGIDNSRSQVTSLYNHLIGHNLGLDVHDVPECSIYKPIEPGQVITIEPGIYVPQDDRYPKWFQNIGIRIEDDVAVEKDSYTILTVEAAKEVKDIENIARNGVNTKIPQDVVSPLF; encoded by the coding sequence ATGCAGATGCTAAAACGTAAAATTTGGTTTAATGTACACAAAGCTTGGTTTCAAACTAAAGCGATCCAAAAGGgtcaacaacaatataCTAATAAAGTGACACCTAATGTAAACTTGGGGCAGGCGTTGCATGAAAACAGACCTTATTGGATTAAGCCTGGCGAGTTAACACCAGGGATAACTGCATtagaatattttgaaagaagAGTTAAGTTAGCATCAAAgttaccaaaaaaaagttgtttaATTTTGCCAAGTTCTCAAGTTAAATATGCTACAGGGCCAGTGTTTTACCCCTTTCAACAAAATACagatttatattatttgacAGGCTGGAATGAACCTGATTCGGTTATGATTTTAGAGAAGCCAAACGATAATTTAGATGATGTTTTATTCCACATGTTAGTGCCTCCAAAAGATGCGTTTGCGGAAAAGTGGGAAGGTTTTAGGACCGGCGTGGAAGGTATTAAGgaattttttaatgctGATGAATCCgatgatattaataacttAGTTAGTTATACatctaaaattttaaaaagaaatgaacatctttattttgatatacCTCATGAGAAGAACAATTCAACTCAATTTTTTGGTACATTTTTTGGGCAGTCACAAGAATCAAAATTTGCAATTACTATTAATGACTTATTAAAACGAGATTTTTCATCTAAAAAAATCAGAAAGGCCAAGCCTCTAATAGCTGAGcaaagaagaattaaatCACCGGCTGAACTTACAGTTATGAGAACGGCGGGTCAAATTAGCGGCAGGAGCTATAATCAAGCTTATGCTGAAAAATTCCGTAACGAACGAACATTACATTCATTTTTGGAGTATAAATTTATCAGTGGAGGCTGCGATAAGTCCGCGTATGTTCCTGTAGTGGCATCTGGTTCTAATGCTCTGTGTATTCATTACACTAAGAACAATGACGTTATGTTTGACGATGAAATGGTTTTGGTTGATGCCTCAGGTGCACTTGGAGGATATTGTTCTGATATATCAAGAAGCTGGCCCGTAAATGGTGAATTTAGTGGTCCTCAAAGGGACTTGTATGAAGCTGTGTTAAATGTTCAAAGAAAATGTATTACTCTTTGTAAGGCTAATTTGGGGTATTCTATTCAGGACATACATGATCAAAGTGTTAATTATATGGTTGAAGAGTTAAAGAATGTTGGTATTGATAATTCAAGAAGTCAAGTTACATCGCTATATAATCATTTAATTGGACATAATTTGGGCTTAGATGTACATGATGTTCCTGAATGCTCTATATATAAGCCTATTGAGCCTGGTCAAGTAATTACTATTGAACCTGGTATTTATGTTCCACAGGATGATAGATATCCGAAATGGTTTCAAAATATCGGTATCAGAATTGAAGATGATGTTGCAGTGGAAAAGGACAGTTATACTATTTTAACTGTAGAGGCTGCTAAGGAAGTAAAAGATATAGAAAATATTGCTAGAAATGGTGTTAACACGAAAATTCCACAAGATGTGGTTTCACCTCTATTTTGA
- the HOP1 gene encoding Hop1p (similar to Saccharomyces cerevisiae YIL072W | HOP1 | HOmolog Pairing), protein MSTLQQTKPQTKTSITVEQSQKLLQTLLTMSFGCLAYLRGLFPDDNFVDQKFIPEKISAVYKDGTKKQMSSIKVKTLLRGKSKESDIFLDWIEKSVFKCLKLKYLKGISLGIFLDKENPEDLIENYLFSFGYSDKENAISLKINNVDQVKLGLLDVRKAIQQLMRRFIILTQSLDPLPDKKYLSMRLLFNDNCPVDFQPDFFKDASFDSVVPKIGISTKNKLNIGKIDTSQHKVALQVLSTINENDLLVKKIDPFDLLNDFDNNDNNNSNNNNSNNNDNDDNAGSISNDIENKSIEYNNNGSSTNNIANFHSKTLESQTTTKLHEYLRPNVSLTNNFYSQTQAAYNTTEIECECTFQTQEHRTITCKSCKKTVHATCYGNYSGKNIPACVSCISKNNDRNIAINGDDTKLLFLLRKTYRYILKNKMAMPKSVGALCVEIVGDSRNEQNNIEFFLQAIKIMFLDGIFHIDVKRRVNGAGKKLRSSDYVLIDIPNIYVPNYGELIVGKEYVWSFNSVNTVKNREIYNNIHISNIKELEQMLQYVKERIIVLNSPVSKAEEKLSRLAIDGKFHDEDFTAKNSSKKRDYAEHKRSTELDPIVSDTLNGDDDFRTLMSEGSALNENPVIKRHKISSSEKTLESLS, encoded by the coding sequence atgTCTACATTACAACAAACAAAACCGCAAACCAAAACTTCAATTACCGTTGAACAATCTCAAAAATTGCTACAAACATTACTAACAATGTCATTTGGGTGTTTAGCATATTTAAGAGGATTATTTCCAGATGATAATTTTGTAgatcaaaaatttatacCTGAAAAAATATCCGCTGTTTACAAAGATGGTactaaaaaacaaatgtcttcaattaaagttaaaacGTTATTAAGGGGCAAGTCGAAAGAAAGTGACATATTTTTAGATTGGATTGAAAAAAGCGTCTTCAAATGCTTGAAATTAAAGTATTTAAAGGGAATAAGCTTAGGGATTTTTCTTGATAAGGAAAACCCAGAAGATctaattgaaaattatttgttcTCCTTTGGATACAGTGATAAGGAAAATGCTATATCACTAAAAATCAACAATGTTGATCAAGTTAAATTAGGCTTATTGGATGTGAGAAAAGCAATTCAACAATTAATGagaagatttattattttgaccCAATCATTGGATCCATTAccagataaaaaatatctttcaATGCGTTTATTATTCAACGATAATTGTCCAGTGGATTTTCAGCCagattttttcaaagatgCTTCCTTTGATTCAGTTGTACCAAAGATTGGAATCAgcacaaaaaataaattaaacatTGGAAAAATAGATACCTCGCAACATAAAGTGGCCTTACAGGTTTTATCAACAATTAATGAAAACGATCTcttggttaaaaaaatcgATCCCTTCGATCTTTTAAAcgattttgataataatgataataataatagtaataataataatagtaataataatgataatgacgATAATGCTGGTAGTATTAGCAATGACatagaaaacaaaagtATTGAGTATAATAACAACGGCAGtagtactaataatattgccAATTTCCATTCTAAAACTTTGGAGAGTCAAACTACAACTAAGCTACATGAGTATTTAAGACCTAACGTTTCATTAACCAATAATTTCTATTCTCAAACGCAAGCCGCATACAATACAACAGAGATAGAATGCGAATGTACTTTCCAAACACAGGAGCACAGAACTATTACCTGCAAATCATGTAAAAAAACTGTTCATGCTACATGCTATGGAAATTATTctggaaaaaatatacctGCCTGTGTGAGTTGTAtcagtaaaaataatgatagaaACATTGCTATAAATGGTGACGACAcaaaattgttgtttttactTAGAAAAACGTATagatatattttgaaaaataaaatggcCATGCCTAAATCCGTTGGAGCATTGTGTGTGGAAATCGTAGGTGACTCAAGAaatgaacaaaataatattgagttttttcttcaagCTATTAAAATCATGTTTTTAGATGGAATATTCCATATTGACGTCAAAAGAAGAGTTAACGGCGCAGGGAAAAAACTAAGAAGTTCCGATTATGTCTTGATTGATATCCCAAATATTTATGTTCCGAATTATGGTGAGTTAATTGTTGGTAAAGAATATGTTTGGAGTTTTAATAGTGTTAATACTGTTAAAAACCGCGAGATCTACAATAATATCCATATATCGAATATAAAAGAGTTGGAACAGATGCTTCAATACGTTAAGGAAAGAATAATTGTGCTAAATTCTCCAGTTTCAAAAGctgaagaaaaattaagtaGATTGGCAATTGATGGTAAGTTTCATGATGAAGACTTTACTGCCAAAAActcatcaaaaaaaagagattaTGCTGAGCACAAAAGGAGCACAGAACTTGATCCGATTGTTAGTGATACTTTAAATGGTGACGATGATTTCAGGACTCTGATGAGTGAAGGTTCTGCGCTGAATGAAAACCCtgtaataaaaagacaTAAAATAAGTTCTTCTGAAAAAACATTGGAAAGCTTATCGTAA
- the MAM33 gene encoding Mam33p (similar to Saccharomyces cerevisiae YIL070C | MAM33 | Mitochondrial Acidic Matrix protein) — protein MSLRLTAARASKLSTVLRTINLNSSRIAVATKHAIPCITTASISARPFSSLNHAVLNAQTEKVSQVLSSEIDLELSENVDSNLPEELSTFLTKSGFSIVPTPGKSLSEIVKESADETVHAFFDVAQIANLPYENAGLDPHSGENQQQETSDLDNAENDSFNENFANVNVVVVKKSDDTAVSFELLMNLHEGSFYVDSVTPYKSAKAALDESAQAEVSRELVYHGPPFSNLDEELQESLEVYLESRGVDENLTTFISAYSEYNEEKEYVNWLKTLKKFFN, from the coding sequence ATGTCTTTACGTTTAACTGCTGCTCGTGCTTCCAAATTGTCCACTGTCTTAAGAACTATTAATTTAAACAGTTCTCGTATCGCCGTTGCAACTAAACATGCTATTCCATGTATTACTACTGCTTCCATCAGTGCCAGACCTTTTTCCTCTTTAAATCATGCTGTTTTGAATGCACAAACCGAAAAAGTATCCCAAGTTTTAAGTAGTGAAATTGACTTGGAATTAAGTGAAAATGTTGATTCAAACCTTCCAGAAGAATTGTCCACATTTTTAACCAAGTCAGGTTTCTCTATTGTTCCAACACCAGGCAAATCTTTAAGCGAAATTGTTAAAGAATCAGCTGATGAGACAGTACATGCCTTCTTTGATGTTGCTCAAATTGCCAACTTGCCATACGAAAATGCTGGTTTAGATCCACATTCCGGTGAAAATCAACAACAGGAAACAAGTGATCTAGACAATGCCGAAAACGATTcatttaatgaaaattttgCCAATGTCAACGTGGTTGTCGTTAAAAAGAGTGACGATACTGCTGTTTCTTTTGAGTTATTGATGAATTTACATGAAGGTTCGTTTTACGTCGATAGTGTCACTCCATACAAGAGTGCTAAGGCTGCTTTAGATGAAAGTGCCCAAGCAGAAGTTTCTAGAGAACTAGTTTATCATGGCCCTCCATTTAGCAATTTAGATGAAGAATTGCAAGAATCTTTGGAAGTTTATTTGGAATCCAGAGGTGTCGATGAAAATTTAACTACTTTTATTAGTGCCTACTCCGAATATAacgaagaaaaagaatatgtTAACTGGTTAAAgactttaaaaaagtttttcaaCTAA